In Desulfomonile tiedjei DSM 6799, a genomic segment contains:
- a CDS encoding TRAP transporter large permease, protein MGAETYALIMLGTIVFAIVIGVHVAIALSAIPLIFGLIFMGERVLPMYPVQAFGMMSNYPFVAAPLFIYMGALMEHAGVAEKLYDAFYQLLGPVRGGLALATIGMAIIFGACTGIVGAGVILIGLLALPSMLSRGYNKTLATGCVMVGGGLGVMIPPSIMLILYGCAAGVSISQLYIASAIPGVLLGLMYMAYVYGWAVVDPSIGKPIQEDERIRGKELLNLVTKSLVPPVVLILAVMGSIFFGLVGPSEAGAMGVLGSLGLIVLAGRMNLEVLTKATTSTLKITTAVLMICLGGQLFTGVFISMGGDAALRKIILGFQFGQMGTIIIMLLIVWLLGFVMDWIALIFILVPIFSPLIATLGIDPLYFAILFCSTLEISNMTPPFAYSAFYLKTIAPEDVTMGVLYRGCIPFFFVNTAMVILLLAFPSLILWLPSLMR, encoded by the coding sequence ATGGGCGCCGAGACTTACGCACTGATAATGTTGGGAACGATCGTTTTTGCGATTGTCATCGGAGTGCATGTAGCCATAGCACTCTCCGCCATTCCTCTAATTTTTGGACTCATCTTCATGGGAGAACGAGTGCTCCCCATGTATCCGGTTCAGGCCTTCGGGATGATGTCCAATTACCCGTTTGTGGCGGCGCCCCTGTTCATTTACATGGGTGCACTCATGGAGCATGCCGGTGTCGCCGAAAAGCTGTACGACGCCTTCTATCAGTTGCTCGGGCCCGTTCGTGGCGGCCTGGCGCTTGCCACCATCGGGATGGCAATCATTTTCGGCGCCTGTACAGGGATCGTGGGAGCAGGCGTGATCCTCATAGGATTGCTCGCCTTGCCATCCATGCTTTCACGCGGCTACAACAAGACCCTTGCAACTGGCTGTGTCATGGTAGGAGGCGGTTTGGGTGTCATGATTCCGCCGAGTATCATGCTGATCCTTTACGGTTGCGCAGCAGGAGTATCCATTTCGCAACTCTATATAGCTTCTGCAATTCCCGGAGTGCTTCTCGGCCTCATGTACATGGCGTATGTGTACGGATGGGCTGTTGTGGACCCAAGCATTGGAAAGCCGATTCAAGAAGATGAGAGGATCAGAGGGAAGGAGCTTCTGAACCTGGTTACAAAGTCTCTTGTACCTCCGGTCGTGCTGATCCTGGCGGTGATGGGATCCATCTTCTTCGGTCTGGTAGGTCCTTCGGAAGCAGGCGCCATGGGTGTATTGGGTTCGCTTGGACTGATCGTACTGGCAGGCAGGATGAATCTGGAAGTTTTGACCAAAGCTACCACGTCCACCCTTAAAATCACGACCGCGGTCCTTATGATCTGTCTCGGAGGCCAGCTCTTCACAGGTGTATTCATATCCATGGGCGGTGATGCGGCCTTGAGGAAAATCATACTGGGCTTTCAGTTCGGACAAATGGGAACCATCATCATCATGCTCTTGATCGTATGGCTCCTCGGATTCGTGATGGACTGGATAGCGTTGATATTCATTCTGGTTCCGATATTTTCACCTTTGATCGCCACACTGGGCATTGACCCTCTCTATTTTGCGATACTCTTCTGCTCGACTCTGGAAATCTCGAACATGACACCGCCGTTCGCGTATTCGGCTTTCTATCTGAAAACGATAGCGCCTGAAGACGTTACAATGGGAGTACTCTATAGAGGTTGTATACCTTTCTTCTTCGTGAATACGGCAATGGTCATCTTGCTGTTGGCATTCCCGTCACTCATTCTGTGGCTCCCCAGCCTGATGAGGTGA
- a CDS encoding IS4 family transposase — MTFILSIAASGKGKGVDMKSGEFFRHARILGLWPDAEAIHRSALTKARKKVDWRIFRQILDDAVGLAYECWPKSPKDEWHGMSTHAIDGSDYTLPAADELRAEFDPESGLGQAGKGHYPQCLVCTLYDVFRRLPIARTVVPVNSSERDQAKHLLPLVPEGSVLLLDRGYPGYEFLSYLLDKFKGYFVIRCPATSTFATVKEFIRSGKSEAEIVIPPTSNYLSQVTAEQRKAAKPIRVRVIRLSNPDGTLSVLLTNLYDKVEFPRQEITDLYFRRWEIESYFRDEKIGLEIEKFHGKTCNSVLQELFAAAIMAVISRTLMAISTQLLGGELGEPQFKNAVMTLASEAAVLAADDPERAIEIFQDILKEIYRVKYYRPNSQRPPQPRVNKQSKNKWLYRRYKNVPAA; from the coding sequence ATCACCTTCATCTTGTCCATTGCCGCCAGTGGAAAGGGTAAAGGAGTGGACATGAAATCCGGTGAATTCTTTCGACATGCCAGAATTCTTGGCCTTTGGCCTGACGCCGAGGCGATCCATCGAAGCGCGCTCACCAAGGCGCGCAAAAAGGTGGATTGGAGGATCTTTCGGCAAATACTCGATGATGCGGTTGGTCTGGCTTATGAGTGTTGGCCTAAGAGCCCGAAGGACGAGTGGCATGGTATGTCCACTCATGCGATAGATGGCTCCGACTATACGCTTCCAGCCGCCGATGAGCTCAGGGCCGAGTTTGATCCTGAGAGCGGACTTGGGCAAGCGGGCAAAGGACATTATCCTCAGTGTCTTGTATGCACGCTCTATGACGTCTTCAGACGTCTGCCCATCGCAAGAACTGTGGTCCCGGTGAATTCTTCGGAGCGGGACCAAGCCAAACATCTCCTGCCCCTCGTGCCTGAGGGAAGTGTCTTGCTCCTGGATCGAGGTTACCCAGGATATGAATTTCTCAGCTACCTTTTGGACAAGTTCAAAGGCTATTTCGTGATACGTTGCCCCGCAACGTCCACCTTCGCCACAGTAAAGGAATTCATTCGGAGCGGGAAGAGCGAAGCCGAAATCGTGATTCCTCCGACATCGAACTATCTCAGCCAGGTGACGGCTGAACAACGAAAGGCCGCCAAGCCCATCAGAGTGAGAGTCATCAGACTGTCCAATCCTGACGGAACCCTCTCGGTTCTCCTGACGAATCTTTACGACAAGGTGGAGTTTCCGAGACAGGAGATCACTGACCTCTATTTCAGGCGATGGGAAATCGAGAGCTATTTCCGGGATGAAAAGATTGGGCTCGAAATCGAAAAATTTCATGGCAAAACCTGCAACAGCGTCCTGCAAGAACTCTTTGCAGCTGCGATCATGGCTGTGATCTCAAGAACTCTCATGGCCATTTCCACCCAGTTACTCGGTGGAGAGCTCGGAGAACCTCAGTTCAAGAATGCGGTCATGACGCTCGCGTCTGAAGCCGCCGTGCTCGCCGCAGACGATCCTGAAAGAGCCATCGAAATCTTTCAGGATATTCTCAAAGAAATCTATCGTGTCAAATACTATCGACCAAACAGTCAGCGACCACCCCAACCAAGGGTGAACAAGCAAAGCAAAAACAAATGGCTTTACCGCAGGTACAAAAATGTCCCCGCAGCTTAA
- a CDS encoding cupin domain-containing protein, translating into MEVCRKLENIPWAPHAIAEGVLIKPYISQRDDGLNVTCMLVNIPAGKEVAEHIHPTQDDILYPLSGKATMWVDGTGEFTLEPGIAVRVPKGTKHKIVDVVEELLVLDVFCPALL; encoded by the coding sequence GTGGAAGTCTGTCGAAAACTTGAAAACATTCCTTGGGCGCCGCACGCCATTGCTGAAGGAGTCCTGATCAAACCGTACATTTCCCAAAGAGACGATGGTCTGAACGTAACGTGTATGCTCGTGAATATTCCGGCTGGAAAGGAAGTGGCGGAACACATTCATCCTACTCAGGACGACATTCTGTATCCGCTTTCCGGAAAAGCTACTATGTGGGTTGACGGAACCGGCGAATTCACCCTTGAGCCGGGAATAGCGGTCAGGGTCCCGAAAGGAACGAAGCACAAGATTGTCGATGTTGTAGAAGAGCTGCTTGTTCTCGATGTGTTCTGTCCGGCGCTTCTGTAA
- a CDS encoding two-component system sensor histidine kinase NtrB, producing MPDIKDRSDPKEIVPDKALSMEQLLSYARDLAEVFQEERARREALEAANAKLEIEIAERKKAQEQLMESEERYRSLFEDSRDPIYITDGHGNFTDVNSSFLALFDCMKEDVVGMTGEIFLNAHKWREFQIELLEHGSVKNREMTLYKKGGASMECLLTATLHRAQDGQIVKAQGIIHDITSYKLSQEQMQNARKMDALSNLAGGVAHEIRNPLAISSSAAQLLMDDNVSEAFRKDCAKKIVSGIQRASVIIENLLTFARPVTDCGMTDVDIVWLLRELETSISDQAKSHRVQLHFVLHPSPLHVKGNASLLTQAILNLFMNSFAAMRENGGTLSVHVNKSGANAIVEVADTGHGIKDQHLEKVFDPFFSESSWGKGTGLGLSISYSIVKLHMGDIRVCSDLAKGTMFTIEIPLA from the coding sequence ATGCCTGACATTAAAGATCGATCTGACCCGAAGGAGATTGTTCCCGACAAAGCTCTCTCTATGGAGCAGTTGTTGAGCTACGCCCGAGACCTCGCGGAGGTTTTTCAAGAAGAGCGGGCCAGGCGGGAAGCTCTGGAAGCTGCCAATGCGAAACTTGAGATTGAAATTGCCGAACGCAAAAAGGCTCAGGAACAGCTCATGGAGAGTGAGGAAAGGTATAGGAGCCTATTCGAAGATTCTCGAGATCCAATTTACATTACTGACGGTCACGGTAATTTTACCGATGTCAACAGCTCTTTCCTGGCCCTGTTCGACTGCATGAAAGAAGATGTAGTCGGAATGACAGGAGAAATCTTCCTCAACGCTCATAAATGGAGAGAGTTCCAGATCGAGCTTCTGGAGCACGGCTCAGTCAAGAATCGTGAGATGACCTTGTACAAAAAGGGTGGCGCCTCCATGGAATGCCTTTTGACCGCTACCCTCCACCGAGCACAGGATGGGCAAATCGTAAAAGCTCAGGGGATCATCCACGACATCACTTCGTATAAGCTTTCGCAAGAGCAGATGCAGAATGCCAGGAAGATGGATGCGTTGAGCAATTTGGCAGGCGGAGTTGCTCACGAAATCAGAAATCCTCTGGCAATCTCCTCTTCGGCAGCACAGTTGCTCATGGACGACAATGTCTCCGAAGCTTTTCGAAAAGATTGTGCAAAAAAGATTGTTTCGGGAATACAACGGGCTTCAGTGATTATCGAAAACCTGCTGACTTTTGCAAGGCCCGTAACGGACTGTGGCATGACCGATGTGGATATTGTTTGGCTGCTGCGCGAATTGGAGACATCAATATCAGACCAGGCAAAAAGTCACCGAGTCCAACTACATTTCGTCTTGCACCCGAGCCCCTTGCATGTAAAGGGAAATGCTTCACTCCTCACCCAGGCAATCTTGAATCTTTTTATGAACTCATTCGCAGCCATGAGGGAGAACGGAGGAACACTCAGCGTTCACGTGAACAAGAGTGGAGCCAACGCCATAGTCGAGGTTGCGGACACAGGCCATGGGATAAAGGACCAGCACCTCGAAAAAGTCTTCGATCCCTTCTTTTCAGAGTCATCCTGGGGAAAAGGAACAGGATTGGGACTATCAATCAGCTACTCTATAGTGAAATTGCACATGGGAGACATCCGGGTTTGCAGCGATCTTGCGAAAGGGACGATGTTCACTATTGAAATCCCCTTGGCCTGA
- a CDS encoding sigma-54-dependent transcriptional regulator has product MSTGQARILIVDDEKDFCEILFHVVRREGFAPLIAHNGETALEMVRVGMPDALLLDVKMPGMDGMEVLRRSKAIDPDLPVLMLTAYGGVNGAVQAMKEGAFDYLAKPLNNNELIEKLKRALENRSPRPKKPVAGSKAWSSTKVSLQEIMGPSDAVQKIISDIKLVAASNFTVVIQGETGSGKELVARAIHKASLRQETPLVSLDCGAIPETLFESELFGYEKGAFTGAISRRQGKFELAQGGTLFLDEITNMPVSCQTKLLRAIQERSFFRVGGSEPVSVDIRLLVATNQDLNIAVSQGRFSRDLLYRLSEFNVFIPPLRERKEDILHLSNRFIKATNTELNKKVKGLSDAALQILFEQKWPGNVRQLRATVRRAVLQAEDLIGPEHLIIDGSPPVCANIACSAANAWDGLTLKEIIRKSSEDLERRVLAWMLAKTKGNKAEAARLLQIDYKTIHSKLKQYCIKYHPEEQYGQKE; this is encoded by the coding sequence ATGTCTACAGGCCAGGCCCGAATCCTTATAGTCGATGATGAAAAGGATTTTTGTGAAATACTGTTTCACGTGGTGAGAAGGGAAGGATTCGCACCATTAATTGCCCATAATGGTGAAACAGCTCTTGAAATGGTTCGTGTCGGGATGCCTGACGCGTTGCTTTTGGACGTGAAAATGCCGGGAATGGACGGGATGGAAGTCTTGAGGCGATCGAAAGCGATCGATCCGGATCTTCCCGTTCTCATGCTTACTGCTTACGGTGGTGTAAACGGCGCAGTGCAGGCAATGAAAGAAGGAGCATTCGATTATTTGGCAAAGCCTCTCAACAATAATGAACTCATAGAAAAACTGAAAAGAGCTTTGGAAAACAGGTCTCCACGTCCCAAAAAGCCTGTTGCAGGGAGCAAAGCATGGAGTTCCACTAAGGTAAGCTTGCAGGAGATCATGGGACCCAGCGATGCAGTGCAGAAGATCATTTCCGACATTAAGTTGGTTGCCGCCTCAAATTTCACTGTGGTAATCCAAGGTGAAACCGGCTCTGGAAAAGAGCTTGTAGCGCGGGCAATTCACAAGGCAAGTCTGCGACAAGAGACCCCCCTGGTTTCACTGGATTGTGGGGCTATCCCGGAGACATTATTCGAAAGTGAGTTATTCGGATACGAAAAGGGAGCTTTCACCGGAGCCATCAGCCGGCGACAGGGAAAGTTTGAGTTGGCACAAGGTGGAACCCTGTTCCTCGATGAAATCACCAACATGCCTGTCAGTTGCCAAACAAAACTGCTCAGAGCGATCCAGGAGAGATCGTTTTTCAGAGTAGGTGGCTCAGAGCCGGTCAGTGTAGATATCCGACTTCTGGTTGCCACCAACCAGGATCTGAATATAGCTGTTTCACAGGGCAGATTCAGCCGCGATCTGTTGTATCGTTTGAGCGAATTCAACGTCTTCATTCCTCCCTTGCGAGAGCGAAAGGAAGATATACTGCATCTCTCCAATCGTTTCATCAAAGCTACCAATACCGAGTTGAACAAGAAAGTGAAAGGTCTCTCCGATGCGGCCCTGCAGATACTGTTCGAACAAAAGTGGCCGGGAAACGTTCGTCAACTGAGAGCCACCGTACGAAGAGCCGTACTTCAGGCGGAAGATCTAATTGGACCTGAACATCTCATCATTGACGGCTCGCCACCAGTGTGTGCAAACATCGCATGTTCCGCTGCAAATGCATGGGATGGTTTAACCCTTAAGGAAATCATCCGCAAGAGTTCGGAAGATCTGGAGAGACGTGTGCTCGCGTGGATGCTTGCCAAGACAAAAGGTAACAAAGCAGAAGCGGCCCGCTTATTGCAAATAGATTACAAGACAATTCATTCCAAACTGAAACAGTACTGCATCAAGTACCATCCGGAGGAACAATATGGCCAAAAAGAGTAA
- a CDS encoding Hsp20/alpha crystallin family protein, which translates to MAKKSKGVDDRTSGGGLGGFLGGLTELVEKLNELAETGKQLSGTGEIPDLGKQLKGVYGFNVKVGLGDDKVKVEPFGNIRKDTTSGQTVVQEVREPLVDVFEEEDHTLIVAEMPGISTKDVKLDIRDDVLTITAQRKDKKYHKEILLPKVVDKDKVVFSCNNGMLEIKCLY; encoded by the coding sequence ATGGCCAAAAAGAGTAAGGGCGTCGACGATCGCACGTCCGGTGGAGGTCTTGGCGGCTTCTTGGGCGGATTAACCGAACTGGTTGAAAAACTCAACGAACTCGCTGAAACAGGAAAACAGCTATCCGGCACTGGAGAAATTCCGGATTTGGGCAAACAGTTGAAGGGTGTGTACGGATTCAACGTGAAAGTGGGACTGGGGGACGACAAAGTAAAAGTCGAACCGTTCGGGAACATCAGGAAAGACACAACATCAGGGCAGACAGTGGTCCAGGAGGTCCGAGAACCCCTCGTTGACGTGTTTGAAGAGGAAGATCACACCCTGATTGTCGCAGAAATGCCGGGAATAAGCACGAAAGACGTGAAACTCGATATAAGAGATGACGTGCTGACCATAACTGCCCAGAGAAAAGATAAGAAGTATCATAAAGAGATTCTGCTGCCGAAGGTTGTGGACAAAGATAAAGTCGTATTTTCATGCAATAACGGAATGCTTGAGATCAAGTGCCTCTATTAG